In Mycobacterium sp. Aquia_216, a genomic segment contains:
- a CDS encoding zinc-binding dehydrogenase, whose product MTSTMRAERFYADTKTVVLEDVPIPEPGPGEVLVKVAFCGICHSDLSLINGTFPAQVPVVTQGHEASGTIAKLGPDVTDWAEGDRVVVAAGRPCQACANCRRGDTANCLRIQLMAFAYDGAWAEYTVAQAAGLTRVPDNVSLEQAAILADAVSTPYGAVVRTGKVAVGEAVGVWGVGGVGTHIVQLARLIGAVPVIALDINPAVLQRAVELGADYAFDSRDDDLSDKIAEVNGGRKLDVAFDAVGLKVTFEQALACLRPGGRLVGVGMSVESPSIGPTAMFALAHKQVLGHLGYQNVDIETLAKLVSLGRLDLSRSISKVVPLEDVGSGIEMLEHADGSPIRILVKP is encoded by the coding sequence ATGACGTCGACCATGCGCGCCGAGCGCTTTTACGCTGATACCAAAACGGTTGTCCTGGAAGATGTTCCGATCCCTGAGCCGGGCCCGGGTGAAGTTTTGGTCAAGGTGGCGTTCTGCGGGATCTGCCATTCGGACCTAAGCCTGATCAACGGAACCTTCCCCGCTCAGGTGCCGGTGGTGACCCAGGGCCACGAAGCCTCGGGCACGATCGCGAAACTGGGTCCAGACGTGACGGACTGGGCCGAGGGCGATCGGGTGGTGGTCGCCGCCGGCCGGCCGTGCCAGGCCTGCGCGAACTGCCGCCGCGGCGACACGGCCAACTGCCTTCGGATTCAATTGATGGCCTTCGCCTACGACGGCGCCTGGGCCGAATACACCGTGGCCCAGGCGGCCGGGCTGACCCGGGTGCCGGACAACGTCTCGCTGGAGCAGGCCGCAATCCTGGCCGATGCGGTGTCGACCCCGTACGGGGCAGTGGTGCGAACGGGCAAGGTGGCGGTCGGCGAAGCGGTCGGCGTCTGGGGAGTCGGAGGCGTCGGGACCCACATCGTGCAGCTCGCGAGATTGATCGGTGCGGTACCGGTGATCGCCCTCGACATCAATCCGGCCGTTCTGCAACGTGCCGTCGAACTCGGCGCGGACTATGCCTTCGACTCACGCGACGACGACCTGAGCGACAAGATCGCCGAGGTCAACGGCGGACGCAAACTGGATGTGGCCTTCGACGCCGTCGGACTGAAGGTGACCTTCGAGCAGGCTCTGGCCTGTCTGCGACCCGGCGGCCGACTGGTGGGTGTCGGAATGAGCGTGGAGTCACCGAGCATCGGGCCCACGGCCATGTTCGCATTGGCCCACAAGCAGGTGCTCGGTCACCTCGGCTACCAGAACGTCGACATCGAGACCTTGGCGAAACTGGTTTCGCTTGGGCGCCTTGATCTTTCGCGTTCGATCAGTAAGGTCGTACCGCTCGAAGACGTCGGGTCAGGGATCGAGATGCTGGAGCACGCGGACGGCAGCCCGATCCGGATCTTGGTCAAGCCGTAA
- a CDS encoding TOBE domain-containing protein: MRLSTRNQLKGVITAVDLGTVMAVVKIKLDGGDQVVTSSVTRDAALDLGLTVGQPATVFIKSTEVTIGVE, encoded by the coding sequence ATGCGGCTATCCACCCGAAACCAGCTCAAAGGCGTCATCACCGCGGTCGACCTCGGCACCGTGATGGCCGTCGTCAAGATCAAGCTCGACGGTGGCGATCAGGTGGTCACGTCCTCGGTCACCAGGGACGCGGCGCTCGATCTCGGCCTGACGGTCGGTCAGCCGGCGACGGTGTTCATCAAATCCACCGAAGTCACCATCGGGGTCGAGTAG
- a CDS encoding TetR/AcrR family transcriptional regulator, with translation MPSATTAVAAVDVVAGQDPFRLRLLDGLATSIGERGYRASTVADVVRHARTSKRTFYDQFASKEECFLELLAADIEQLGASIAAAVDPDDDWHQQIRQAVEAYVAYIEARPAITLSWIRELPSLGAVGRPVQRRGIQLLSDLLIDLSASAGFRRADLPPLTAPLAVILLGGLRELTALAVEDSQSVREIVEPAVDACIALLGPRS, from the coding sequence ATGCCATCAGCGACAACAGCGGTAGCCGCGGTTGACGTCGTGGCTGGGCAAGATCCTTTTCGGCTGCGGCTGCTCGACGGCCTGGCCACCTCGATAGGCGAGCGCGGCTACCGCGCCAGCACCGTCGCCGATGTGGTGCGCCACGCGCGCACGTCCAAGCGCACGTTTTACGACCAATTCGCCAGCAAGGAAGAGTGCTTCCTCGAATTACTGGCCGCGGACATCGAACAGCTCGGCGCGAGCATCGCCGCCGCCGTCGATCCCGACGACGACTGGCACCAGCAGATCCGTCAGGCCGTCGAGGCCTACGTCGCGTATATCGAAGCTCGACCGGCCATCACCTTGAGCTGGATTCGGGAGCTCCCCTCGCTGGGGGCGGTCGGGCGACCGGTCCAGCGCCGCGGAATACAGCTGCTGTCCGACCTACTGATCGACCTCAGCGCCAGCGCCGGGTTCCGGCGTGCCGACCTGCCGCCGTTGACCGCGCCGCTGGCGGTGATCCTGCTCGGCGGGCTCCGGGAATTGACCGCACTCGCCGTCGAAGACTCTCAGTCCGTCCGCGAGATCGTCGAGCCCGCCGTGGATGCGTGCATCGCGCTGCTCGGGCCGCGCTCCTAG
- a CDS encoding cytochrome P450: protein MSEVVTVASPVSAVRLPPAVRVPKIVQGFGFAMSRRSMMRRLSRRHGSVFALKLPMWGRVIAVSDPQLAKQIFTSSPDELGNIQPNLGRLFGYGSVFALEGDEHRRRRRLLAPPFHGKSMKNYESIIEEETLRETADWPEGTTFATLSAMMRITLNAILRAVFGADGAELDELRRLIPPWVTLGSRLAALPKPKRNYGRFSPWYRLDVWRDQYDNVIEKLIAAERADPNFADRNDVLALLLRSSYEDGSTMSHKDIGDELLALLAAGHETTASTLAWAFERISRHPQLLAALVEEADSGGNELRQATILEVQRARTVIDFAGRHIYPETYQLGEWVIPRGYSLLVGIAQLHDNPDVFPDPARFDPQRFIGTKPSALSWIPFGGGTRRCVGAAFANMEMDVVLRTVLRHFTIETTDAPDEHWHCRGVAFIPKDGGRVVMRRR, encoded by the coding sequence ATGAGCGAAGTAGTCACCGTCGCATCGCCGGTCTCCGCAGTCCGGTTACCCCCGGCAGTGCGAGTCCCGAAGATAGTGCAGGGCTTTGGCTTTGCGATGTCCAGGCGCTCGATGATGCGGCGACTGTCGCGCCGCCATGGCAGCGTCTTCGCGCTGAAGCTCCCGATGTGGGGGCGCGTCATCGCGGTCAGTGACCCGCAGCTGGCGAAGCAGATCTTCACCAGCAGCCCAGACGAACTCGGCAATATCCAGCCGAATCTGGGCAGGCTGTTCGGATACGGTTCGGTCTTCGCGCTGGAGGGTGACGAACACCGCCGCCGGCGACGGCTATTGGCGCCGCCGTTTCACGGCAAGAGCATGAAGAACTACGAGAGCATCATCGAAGAAGAGACGCTGCGCGAGACCGCCGACTGGCCGGAGGGCACGACGTTCGCGACGCTGTCTGCGATGATGCGGATCACGCTGAACGCGATCCTGCGCGCGGTATTCGGCGCCGACGGTGCCGAACTCGACGAGCTGCGCCGGCTCATCCCGCCATGGGTCACCCTCGGCTCGCGTCTGGCGGCGCTACCCAAGCCGAAGCGCAACTATGGGCGGTTCAGCCCGTGGTACCGGCTGGACGTGTGGCGAGATCAGTACGACAACGTCATCGAGAAGTTGATCGCCGCCGAGCGGGCGGACCCGAACTTCGCCGACCGCAACGACGTGCTCGCGCTGCTGCTGCGCAGTAGCTACGAAGACGGATCTACCATGTCGCACAAGGACATTGGTGACGAGCTGCTCGCGCTGCTGGCCGCGGGCCACGAAACCACCGCGTCCACGCTGGCGTGGGCCTTCGAACGGATCAGCCGGCACCCGCAGCTGCTGGCGGCGCTCGTCGAAGAGGCCGACAGTGGCGGCAACGAGCTACGCCAGGCGACGATTCTGGAAGTCCAACGGGCAAGAACCGTCATCGATTTCGCCGGTCGTCACATCTACCCGGAGACATATCAACTCGGCGAGTGGGTGATTCCGCGCGGTTATTCGCTGCTGGTCGGCATCGCGCAGCTACACGACAACCCCGACGTGTTCCCCGATCCCGCGCGCTTCGACCCGCAGCGGTTCATCGGCACCAAACCGTCGGCGCTGTCCTGGATTCCGTTCGGTGGCGGGACGCGCCGCTGCGTCGGTGCGGCGTTCGCCAACATGGAGATGGATGTGGTGCTCCGAACGGTGCTGCGCCACTTCACCATTGAGACGACCGATGCCCCCGACGAGCACTGGCACTGCCGCGGGGTCGCGTTCATCCCGAAGGACGGCGGCCGGGTTGTGATGCGGCGGCGCTAA
- the msrA gene encoding peptide-methionine (S)-S-oxide reductase MsrA, producing the protein MTNTQRAILAGGCFWGVQDLIRKQPGVISSRVGYSGGDVPNATYRNHGTHAEAVEIVYDPTVTDYRALLEFFFQIHDPTTKDRQGNDRGTSYRSAIFYVDDEQKQIALDTIADVEASGLWPGKVVTEVSPAGDFWEAEPEHQDYLERFPSGYTCHFIRPGWKLPRRASASQ; encoded by the coding sequence ATGACCAACACGCAAAGGGCGATCCTCGCCGGCGGCTGCTTCTGGGGCGTGCAGGACCTGATCCGCAAGCAGCCGGGTGTGATCTCGAGCCGTGTCGGTTACAGCGGTGGTGACGTCCCCAACGCGACGTACCGCAACCACGGCACACACGCCGAGGCGGTCGAGATCGTCTACGACCCCACTGTCACGGACTACCGCGCCTTGCTCGAGTTCTTCTTCCAGATCCACGATCCGACCACCAAGGACCGGCAGGGCAACGACCGCGGCACCAGCTACCGATCGGCGATCTTCTACGTCGACGACGAGCAGAAGCAAATCGCGCTGGACACCATCGCCGACGTCGAGGCCTCGGGGCTATGGCCCGGCAAAGTCGTGACCGAAGTCAGTCCCGCCGGAGACTTCTGGGAGGCCGAGCCCGAGCACCAGGACTACCTGGAGCGCTTCCCCAGCGGGTACACGTGCCACTTCATCCGTCCCGGCTGGAAGCTGCCCCGGCGCGCGTCGGCCAGTCAATAG
- a CDS encoding nuclear transport factor 2 family protein — translation MSSPQFSRSELAAAFEKFEATVDAAAQSQDWDAWVQHYTPDVLYIEHAAGTMHGRDEVREWIGRTMGSFPGSHMVAFPSLWSVIDEPTGRVIMELDNPMKDPGDGTVIGATNISIITYAGDGLWRQQEDIYNPLRFVQASMKWCHKAQELGTLDEDAARFMEQYGGAR, via the coding sequence GTGAGCAGCCCGCAATTCTCCCGTAGCGAACTCGCCGCCGCCTTCGAGAAATTCGAAGCGACCGTCGATGCGGCGGCGCAATCGCAGGACTGGGACGCCTGGGTCCAGCACTACACGCCCGACGTGTTGTACATCGAACACGCGGCCGGCACCATGCACGGCCGCGACGAGGTCCGCGAGTGGATCGGTCGGACGATGGGGAGCTTTCCGGGCAGCCACATGGTCGCGTTTCCGTCGCTGTGGTCGGTGATCGACGAGCCCACCGGGCGCGTCATCATGGAACTCGACAATCCGATGAAGGATCCCGGTGACGGCACCGTCATCGGCGCGACGAACATCTCGATCATCACCTACGCCGGCGACGGCCTGTGGCGTCAGCAGGAAGACATCTATAACCCGCTGCGCTTCGTGCAGGCCTCGATGAAGTGGTGCCACAAGGCGCAGGAACTGGGCACCCTTGACGAGGACGCCGCACGGTTCATGGAGCAGTACGGCGGCGCTCGGTGA
- a CDS encoding NAD-dependent epimerase/dehydratase family protein: MSAKPKLVIGANGFLGSHVTRQLVAEGAHENQENYEVRAMVREGANTRSIDDLELTRFHGDVFDTDAVRAAMDGVDDVYYCVVDTRAWLRDTAPLFRTNVEGLRNVLDVAVNQPLRKFIFTSTYATVGRRHGHVATEDDVIASAGLTPYVQSRVQAENLVMRYVADAGLPAVAMCVSTTYGDGDWGGTPHGAFIAGAVFGKLPFLMNGIELEVVGVDDAARAMILAAEHGRVGERYLVSEKMMALNDSIRIAADEAGVPPPQRAISVPMLYALAAAGTLKAKLSGTDAQLSLASVRMMRAEAPVDSSKARRELGWQPRPVEESIREAARFWAAMRTPRTAAQPD; this comes from the coding sequence GTGAGCGCCAAACCCAAACTTGTCATCGGCGCCAACGGTTTTCTGGGCTCGCATGTGACCCGCCAGCTCGTCGCCGAGGGTGCCCATGAAAACCAAGAAAACTATGAAGTGCGGGCGATGGTGCGCGAGGGCGCGAATACCCGCTCCATCGACGACCTCGAGCTCACCCGATTCCATGGCGACGTCTTCGACACCGATGCGGTGCGCGCAGCGATGGACGGTGTCGACGACGTGTACTACTGCGTCGTCGACACCCGCGCGTGGCTGCGTGACACGGCGCCGCTGTTTCGTACCAACGTGGAGGGCCTGCGCAACGTTCTCGATGTCGCCGTCAATCAACCCTTGCGCAAGTTCATCTTCACCAGCACCTACGCGACGGTCGGCCGACGGCATGGTCACGTGGCGACCGAAGACGATGTGATCGCGTCGGCCGGGCTGACGCCCTACGTGCAATCCCGGGTCCAAGCCGAAAACCTGGTCATGCGCTACGTCGCGGACGCGGGGCTGCCTGCCGTCGCGATGTGCGTGTCCACGACGTACGGCGATGGCGACTGGGGCGGCACCCCGCACGGTGCCTTCATCGCCGGTGCGGTATTCGGCAAGCTGCCGTTCCTGATGAACGGCATTGAGCTCGAGGTCGTCGGTGTCGACGATGCCGCCCGGGCCATGATCCTGGCCGCCGAGCACGGCCGCGTCGGTGAGCGGTACCTGGTCTCCGAAAAGATGATGGCGTTGAACGATTCGATCCGGATCGCGGCCGACGAGGCCGGCGTCCCGCCGCCGCAACGCGCGATCTCAGTCCCGATGCTCTACGCCCTGGCCGCTGCGGGAACCCTCAAGGCCAAGCTCAGTGGCACGGATGCCCAACTCAGCCTCGCGTCGGTGCGGATGATGCGCGCCGAAGCACCCGTGGACAGCAGCAAGGCGAGGCGGGAACTGGGCTGGCAACCACGCCCGGTCGAGGAATCGATCCGCGAGGCCGCCCGGTTCTGGGCCGCGATGCGCACCCCTCGAACGGCCGCGCAACCGGATTAG
- a CDS encoding DUF427 domain-containing protein gives MTHKQVLEPNAGHPITITPTEGRVQVRVNGELVADSTAALELREATIPAVQYIPLDDVAQDRLTRTETVTYCPFKGDASYYAVTTSAGDTVEDVIWTYEQPYPAVAEIAGHVAFYPDKADISVSAE, from the coding sequence ATGACTCACAAACAGGTCTTGGAGCCGAATGCCGGGCACCCGATCACCATCACGCCGACCGAGGGGAGGGTGCAGGTTCGCGTCAACGGCGAGCTCGTCGCGGACAGTACGGCGGCACTCGAATTGCGCGAAGCCACCATCCCTGCGGTGCAATACATTCCGCTGGACGACGTGGCCCAGGACCGGCTGACTCGGACCGAAACCGTCACCTACTGCCCGTTCAAAGGCGATGCCAGCTACTACGCCGTGACCACCTCGGCCGGTGACACCGTCGAGGACGTGATCTGGACCTACGAGCAGCCGTACCCCGCGGTGGCCGAGATCGCCGGGCACGTCGCGTTTTACCCCGATAAGGCCGACATCAGCGTCAGCGCCGAATAG